From the genome of Thiovibrio frasassiensis:
AAAACAAACACGGTGCTCGCCATCACGCTCATCGCCATTGGGATTCTGGCCCTTACCTATCAAGGGATCACCTACACGACAGAAGAGAAGGTCGTCGATCTCGGTCCTATCCAGATGACGGCGGAGAAGACGAAAACGCTTCCGCTGCCGCCGATTGTGGGGGCGGTTACGCTGGTGGCCGGTATTGTTTTGTTGGTCAGGGGCGGAAAAAGCGGCTGATGGCTACGGAATGTTGCAACAACGCAGAGATTGTTCCGCGCTTCTATTTGGTCACAAGGTGAAACTATGTGGAATCAGGATTGTTGGGCCGGCTGGGGACATGGCCCGGGGTTTGGCGGGATGATCATGATGTTGGTGTTTTGGGCGCTGATTATTGCCGGTATCGTTATGTTCGTTGACTGGATTAGAAAGAGGAAATTACCCCGCCATGGGGAGACGCCTCTGGACATTCTGAAAAAGCGTTATGCCCAGGGCGAGATCGACAAGGACGAATTCGACCGGATAAAAAAGGATCTGGAATCATAGGGCCTTCGGCTTCAAGGGATTGAGCCGTGTTCCCGTCCAGACAGCCGGGCCTGCATCAGTCGGTGCCCCGCACCAGGGCGGTCAGGGTTCGCACCGTTTCCTTCATCTGTTCCGCCTGCGCGTTCAGCTCTTCCGAGGCGCTGGCCGTTTCTTCGGCAGTGGCCGCGTTCTGCTGGGTCACCGTATCCAGCTCGGTAACCGCCAGATTCACCTGGCCGACCCCGGTGGCCTGTTCCTGTGAGGCATTGGCGATCTCGCTCATCAGCATGGCAATCTTGGCGGTGCTCTCGGCTGCTTCCCGGAAAGAGAGGTTGGTGGCCGACACCAGTTTGGAGCCTGCCTGCACCTTGCTCACCGTGCCCTCGATCAGCCCGGCGGTGTTTTTTGCCGCCTCCGAGGCCCGCATGGCCAGATTGCGCACCTCGTCGGCCACCACGGCAAAGCCGGCCCCGGCTTCCCCGGCCCGGGCCGCTTCCACCGCCGCATTCAGGGCCAGCAGGTTGGTCTGGAAGGCGATCTCGTCAATGGTTTTGACGATCTTGGAGGTCTCTTCGCTGGCCTTGGCAATCTCACCCATGGACTGGGTCAGCAAGCCCATGGATTCATTGGCCGTGTCGATCACTTGTCGGGCCTCGCCCGCCAGGGTATTGGCCTGAGCGACATTGTCGGCGTTCTGTTTGGTGACGGCGGCTATTTCTTCCAGGGAGGCCGAGGTTTCCTCGATGGCGGCGGCCTGATTCCCGGCGCCGTCCGCCAGGGACTGGCTCACGGAAGAGACCTGGCCCGCCGCTGCGTTCACCTCCGTCGCGCCGTTGGTCAGCTCATCGCTGATCTGTTCCAGGGTGCCTACGATGAGCGAGGAAAGATAGGCCGCCATCAAAACGCTGAGGGCAATGACGATCAGGGCCGAGCTTGCGGTGCTGATCAGCGAGGACCTGCCCTCCTGCATATGGCTGTCCGCCAGGGCTACAAGATCCGCCCCGAGCCAGGTTTCCACCTCTTTCATCAGTTCGATTTTTTTGGTTATGGTGTCAAACCAGTGCTCCGGTTGGATGCCGAAGCCGCCCTCCAGATGTCTGTCCAGGGCGACGGTCTCCATGGCGGCAACCTCCCCCACTGCCGGGGCGGTCATCTTTTCCTTGTAAAATTCCTTGGCTTGGTCCTCGGCAAAGGCCTGAAAAGTATCGAGAAAAACCTTCTGGGCCGAGAGGATTTCCACGCATTGCCGGTACATCCCGGGGGCGAAGCTGTCGTTGGCAAAGGTGTTGCTCAGCACCGCCCGCTCGATTCCCATTCGTTCCTTGGCCTCCACAAAATTGTAGTAGGCGGTGAGGGCCTTCATGATTTTCTGGTCCGGGCTGGTCCGGGCGATCATGGGGATGGTGCTCAGAAAGTCATGGATCACCCCGGTGTAAAAACCGATGGCCTCGGATCCGGCAATGGCCTGGGCATCGACCTGCTGGCGGAGCGTGGTGATTGTGCCGATTCCGGCCAGCGCGGTTTGCAATTTTTCGCGCAGGGCGGGATCTGCTTTGTCGGCCTTGGAATGGGCGAGAAAATCCTGGAGCGCCGCGATCCGTTGGTCGGTTTCCCCGCGCTGGGCCGGAAGGCGGTCCGCGAATTTCAGCCCCTTGCTGCCGAGAAAACCGGCGGTCATGCCCCGCTCCTTCTGAGCTTCGTGGGCAATCTCCGTGTTGAGGGCGGCGATGGCGGCCAGCTCCTTGAGGGACTCGGCTTGCCGGAGATTGGTGTAGCTCTCGGCGCTGTTGAGGAGGAGACTGGCGACCAGAAACAGCAGAGGCAGACAAACAAGCAGCCGCAACATGCCTTTGATGGTGAGTTGTTTGACGAAATTCATGGGCGTGGGATCCTTGTGGTCTGGTGTGCGTTTCCCCTCAACGTGATCACCGTAGCATGCCCACGAAACAACCGAACTGACTTAAGTCAAGGCTGAGTGATGTTCTCTGGAATTATCAGCATATTATCGCGACTGCAGGGGAAGCCCCGCACCCTTCCAGGCGCTGATGCCGCCCCCCAGGTTATAGATCTCCCCGTACCCCTTCCCGGAAAAATACTGGCCCACCGCATAACTGCGCCCGCCCACGGCGCAGATCAACAAAAGGGGCTGCCCGGTGGGCAGAGTCATTCTGCCTTGGGCCAGTTCGCCAAACGGCATGAGCTGCGAGCCGGCAATGGACCCCTCGTTCAGCTCCTGCGGCGAGCGGACATCCACCAGCACCAAGTCCTTGCGGCTTTCGATGAGGGCCTTGGCCTCCGGCGGGGACAGGGAGCGGAAGATGGGAGGCGCTTCTGAACCGGCAGGGACCTCTTGGTTTTCCGGCGGGTTATGGTCGGAGCAGGCGGCGGTGAGCAGAAGCAGGATCAGGACGGCGCTCAGGTGGAGATATCGTTTCATGGGGGGCCAATGGCTCTCAGGTTGTGCTGATTTGCTTTAAAGCGGCGAGCACGGTCTGGATCTCGGCTTCGGTGTTGAAAAAGCCGGGGGAAAGCCGCAGGGTGCCCTGGGGAAAGGTCCCGATGCTGCGGTGGGCCGCAGGCGCGCAATGGAGCCCGGCCCTGGCCATGATTGCGTAATTGCGGTCGAGGAGAAAGGCGAGATCGGATACGCTTTTGCCTGCCATGGTCAGGGAAACGGCCGAGCCTCTGTTGGCGCTGGCCGCTGGCCCGTGCACGGTGATGCCTTCTATCTGGCTTAACCCCTCCAGCAGCAGCCGGGTGAGATGCGCTTCGTGGCGCCGGATCGTTTCCCGGCCGGTTTTTTGAATAAAGGCCAAACCCGCGGCCAACCCGCCGATCCCGAGGGTATTGGGCGTTCCCGACTCAAAACAGTCCGGCATCTGTTGCGGCTGCTCCTCGAGTTCCGAATTGCTGCCCGTGCCGCCCATCTTGAGCGGCGGGGCCATAATCCCTTCCCGGAGGAGAAAGCCGCCGGTGCCGGGGGGGCCGAATAGCCCCTTGTGCCCGGTGAAGGCGAGAAAATCGATGCCCATCCCCTCCATCTTGAGGGGGAAAACCCCGGCGGACTGCGCCGCGTCCACCATCAGCAGCGCCCCGCCCTTGCGGACCCCGATGGCGGCAAGATCGGCCATGGCACCGGTCACATTGGAGACATGGTTGATGATGAGCAGCCGGGTTTTGTCGTGCAGGTGGTTGGGGATATCGTCCGGATCGATACCGCCGGTGATATCGGTGGGGAGAATCTCAAGGCGGATGCCCCGGGTTTTTTCCAGGTACCGCAGGGGGCGCATCACCGAGTTGTGTTCCATGCCCGTGGTCAGCACGTGGTCGCCGGGTTCGAGCAGCCCGAAAATCCCTACGTTAAGGGCCTCGGTCACATTGCTGGTGAATGCCACCCGGCTTGAGTCCGGGCAGTCGAAAAATTCGGCAATCCGTTCACGCGCTTCGAAGATCACCCGGCTGGCGGCCAGGGAAAAGCGGTGCGCCGAGCGGCCGGGGCTTAAGGAAATCTCCTGGATCAGCCGGTGCATGGCCTCTGCCACCTCCGGGGGCTTGGGAAAGGAGGTGGCGGCGTTGTCGAGATAGATGGGGGAAGATGAATCGGGCATAATGAGGGGGGAAGAGGTCTGCCGCCTTCAGTAGGGGCTGGCCACTTTGTTGGCCTGGGCCATGGCGTCCATGATTTCGAACATGTTGGTGACCTGGCCCACCAGCAGGGAGTCCTTGAGATGCAAAAAATCCAGGCAGGTACCGCAGGAATAAATTTCCACCCCCAGATCGGCCAGCTCGCGAAGGGGCGCGATCAGGTCGGATTCGGAGGCGGTGATTTTCACCCCGGTGTTGTAAAAGAAGATCTTGCCGGGCAGAGGGCTGAGGCTCTTGATCGTCTTGATATAGGCCCGCATGAGGATGTTGCCCAGTGCATCGTCGCCCCTGCCCATGGTCTCGGCGGGAATGACGTAGATCAAGGCGTTGCCGGGCAGGTCGCAACGGTACTCCTCCTCCGGGGCTGGCGTCTTGGCCGCGCCTTCATCTGTACCCTTGCTGATCGTGATGTGGCGGGTCTCTCCAGAGGAGCGAACTGCCACTGCGCACCCCATGCTTTTGCCGAAGCGTTCCAGGTTGCTTTGGGCTGCCTCGTTGTCAACCAGCACCTCCACCGAGCCTTGGCTCAGAGAGTCGAGCAGCTCTTTAGCCCGGATCACGGGTTGCGGGCAGGCCAAGCCCCTGCAGTCGAGGACCGTATTCATAGTGTGCCTCTGGCTACCCTTCAGTCGTTAAAGCTTATCTGGCTGACCAGATCGCGAATGATGTCCTGGGCGGCTGGGGCAAGCTCTGGTGCGGCGAAGCCGGTGTCGTAAAAATCAGGATTGATATCGTTGGAGCTCCACATGCTCTTGGCCTCGAAATAGAGATCCTTTTGCGAGAAATATCCCTCCGGCAGCATCATCCGCAGCCTGTAGTTCCGGTTGGTGGGAATGCGCTGCTTGCTCACCAGTTTGAGGCCGCTGGTGGTCAGATCGACGAGGTGTCCGAGGAGTTCGTTGGCGTCATCATCGTAGACCTCAAGGTAGTAGACAAGGTGTCTGCGCTTCAGGGACCGGGTTTCATCCGCCATGCTATTCTCCTAGGGGGCTGGGTTGGCAATGCAGGCCAGCATGTACTCGATGACCGCCTGAGGATTCATGCTGGAAGAATCGACAATAATCGCGTCCGCTGCGGGCTTGAGCGGGGCGTGCTCTCGCATGGAGTCATCATAGTCCCGTTTGCTGATCTGGTCCAGAATTTCCTGATAGTCAACACTTTGCCCTTTTTCCGCCAGCTGCTTTTGCCGGCGACGGGCCCGTTCCTCGGCCGAGGCGTTGAGAAAGAACTTGCAAAACGCCTTGGGGAAGACCACCGTTCCCATGTCGCGGCCCTCGGCGACAATTCCGCCCTCTTCTCCCAATTGTCGCTGCAGGGCGGTGAGCTTTTCCCGCACCAGCGGGTGGGCGGAAACCCGCGAGGCAACCATGCCCATCTCCGGGGTGCGGATGGCCTGGGAAACATCCTCGCCATTGAGCGCCACCCGCACATCCTCATCGCCGTTGGGGCTGAGGGTCAGCTCGATGGCGGCCAAACATTGTGTCAGCGATTCCGTGTCGGCCAGATCGATCCCCTGCCGTTCCAGAGCCAAGCCCACGGCCCGGTACATGGCGCCGGTGTCCAGATAGGTAAAATGGAGCTTCGCGGCCAGCCCCCGGCTGATCGTGCTTTTTCCGGCGCCCGAGGGGCCGTCGATGGTGATGATCCCCTTTGGCTCAAACACGCTCCACCTCGCCCAGGGCTGTGGTCAACGCCTTGATGAAGCGTTGGTTTTCCGCGGGCAGCCCCACGGTGATCCGGATATAGGTGGGGTAGCCGTAGGCGTTCATGGGCCGGACGATGACCCCTTGATGGAGCAGGGCTTCGTAGAGTTTCTTGCCGTCGGCCTTGACATCGATGAGGAAGAAATTGGTCTGGGAGGGAAAGGCGTGGCAGCCGAGTTTTTCCACCTCGCGGCTCAGCCAACTGATCCCCTCCCGGGTAAAGGCGATGGTTTTCTCGTAATGTTCGTCATCGCTCAAAGCGGCCAAGGCGCCTGCCTGGGCCGGGAGATTGACGTTGAACGGCTGCCGGACCCGGTGCAGATAGTCGGCGATATCGGCGTGCATCAAGCCGTAGCCCACCCTTAAGCCGGCCAAGCCGTAGGCCTTGGAAAAGGTGCGCAGGGCCACCACCGGCACCCGGTGTTTGAGGAAGTCCCGGGCATCGAGCCGCAGGCTCGGCTCGACAAAATCCACATACGCCTCGTCCAGGGCGACGATCACCTGATCCGGCACCTTGTCGAGAAAGGCTGCAAAGGATTCGTTGCTGAATACCGTGGCGCAGGGGTTGTTGGGGTTGTCGAGAAAGATGAGCCGGGTCTTCTCGTTGATCTGGCGCGCGATTTCGTCCAGGTCATGGTGCATGTCGACCAGGGGCACCACCCGGTTGACGCCGCCCTGGGCCTGGACCGCCTTCTGGTAGACGAGAAAGGTGGGCTGACTGGTGATCACCTCTTCGCCCGGAGCGAGAAAGGCGGCGATCAGCAGCTGGATCACTTCGTTGGAGCCGTTGCCGAAAACCAGCTGGTTGGGGGAGACGCCGATTTTCTCGGCCAGGGCCTGGGCCAGGTAGTAGCAGCTGCCGTCGGGATAGCGGTGCAGGTTTTTCAGGCTGTCGGTCACGGCGGCAACGGCCTTGGGCGACGGGCCCAGGGCGTTTTCATTGGAGGCCAGTTTGATGGAGCCGGTGATGCCGTACTCACGCTCCAACTCTTCCAGAGGTTTGCCCGGAGGATAGGGGATGAGGCTGGCGATATTGTCGCGGACAGGGAGTTTCATGGGGTAAATCCTCACTTCTCGGACAGGGCCACGAAACCGGTGAGGAGTGTACGATCCCTCCCTGGACCCCGTGGCTAGTTTCTTTTATAATTGCGGTTTGTTCCCTGCAAGACCGAGGCGTTGTTCCAGGGCATAAGCGGCCCGGAAGATTTTTTCCTCACTAAAATGAGAAGCCTGGAGTTGGAGGCCGATGGGCAACCCGCTGCTGCTCATCCCGCAGGGCACCGACATGCCGGGCAAACCGGCCAGATTGGTGCAAATGGTCAGGATATCGGAGAGATAGACGCTCAGCGGGTCATCGATCTTTGCCCCGATTTTCCAGGCCGGCGCCGGCGTGACCGGGGAGACCAGCAGATCGCACTGGCTGAAGGCCTTGGCGTAATCTTGCACGATCAGGGTGCGGACCTGGGAAGCCTTCTTGTAGTAGGCGTCATAATAGCCGGAAGAGAGGGCGTAGGTGCCGATGATGATCCGCCGTTTTACCTCCTCGCCGAAGCCCTGGGAGCGGCTGTGGCGGTACATCTCCAGCAGCTCGTCCTGGTCATGGTCGCGGAAGCCGTATCGGACCCCGTCGTAGCGGGCCAGATTGGAGCTGGCCTCGGCCGGGGCGATGATGTAGTAGGCCGCCACCCCGTATTCGGTGTGGGGCAGCGAGATCTCCACGGTTTTACCCCCCGCCTCTTCGAGCAGGGCTATGCCCCGGCGCACGGCCTCATCCACCTCGGGGTCAAGACCGGCCCCGAAGTATTCCTTGGGGATGCCGATGGTCAACCCCTTGCAATCGGGGGCAAGAGCCGCGGTGTAATCCGGGACCTTCTGGTTGACCGAGGTGGAATCACGCGGGTCGTAGCCGCTGATGGCGCCCAGCATGATGGCGGCGTCGCGCACATCCTTGGCGAGCGGCCCGACCTGATCCAGGGACGAGGCATAGGCCAGCAACCCAAAGCGGGAGACCCTTCCGTAGGTGGGTTTGATCCCGACGATGCCGCAGTGGGAGGCGGGCTGGCGGATGGAGCCGCCGGTGTCCGAGCCCAGGGAGGCGATGCATTCGTCCGCCGCCACCGAGGCCGCCGAGCCGCCGCTGGAACCGCCGCAGACATGGGCGAGGTTCCAGGGATTTTTCGGTGTCCCGTAGGCGCAGTTTTCATTGGCCGAGCCCATGGCAAACTCATCCATGCTTACCTTGCCGAGGATCACCGCGCCATTGTTGCGGAGTTTTTCCACCACCGTGGCGTCGTAGGGGGGGATGAAGGGTTCAAGGATCTTGGAGCCGGCAGTGGTGCGCAGCCCTTTGGTGCAGAGGACATCCTTGATGGAGAGGGGGATGCCGCACAGGCTTCCGCCCTCGCCCCGTTGCCGCTGGGTATCCGCGGCCGCGGCTTGGGCGAGAGCGCCGTCGCGGTCCAGGGTGATATAGGCGTTGACCTTTGGTTCCACCCCGTCGATGCGGTCAAGCACCGAACGGGTCAGCTCCAGGGAGGAGATCTCTCCGGAGGCAAGGAGATCCTGCAAGGCATGAATGGTTAAGGCGTGGAGTTCCATAATGCACCGTACCGCTGCTGATTTTCCGGATGTCCGCTATTGGCGCGGAGAGCGCGAATAAAAACGGACCTCGGAAAGGAGGTCCGTAACGGGCAGGCAAACACGTATTTCGTTGCCGTTAACACTGACTGTCACGGCGTCTAAATAACCTTGGGCACCACGAAAGCCTCGCCGTTCTGCAGCGGACCATTGGCCAAGGCTTCTTGCTGGGGCAAGGATTCTCGGGTTTCATCTGCGCGGAAGGCATTATGGATGGCCAGGGCATGGGTCGTGGGCTGAACAGAGGTGGTGTCCAGCTCGCCCAGTTTTTCCACATAGCTGAGAATGCCATCCAGCTGCAGGGTGGTTTTTTCCACCTCTGCTTCCGACAGGGAAAGCCGCGCCAGTTTGGCGACATATCGTACTTCTTCCGGGGTGATTTTCATGCTCTGATTTGTAACGTATTCAGCCGGGCAAGTCAATCCCTGATGGCTTTGCAAGAGGGGATGATGAGACAGGTCCGCGATATAAATTTAAAGAAGCCAAAGTGGCCACTGTCGCCGGTGGTTTTTACTTCCTGTTGGAAGCGCGGCTGTTGCGAAGTCTGCGATTTCAACAATGCCGTGCGGGGCTTGGTCGTTTTCCCGCGAAGCCCAGAGGGTTAGTTTGTGCTCATTTTCGCTTGGTTCTCGAGAACCTCGGTAAAGACCCGCACCACCTCGGGGTCAAACTGGCTCCCGGCGCAGCGCCGCATTTCGGTAATGGCCGCCTTGAGCTCCAGGTTCTGTTTGTAACTGCGCTTGGAGGTCATGGCGTCATAGCTGTCCGCCACGGTGATGATCTTGGTCAACAGGTTGATCTCATCGCCACCCAAACCGTCGGGATACCCCTTGCCGTCCATGCGTTCGTGGTGGTGGCGGACGAGGAAGAGCTCTTCTTTCATGAAGGTCAGGGGCTTGATGATGTTGGCCCCGACCTCCGGATGTTTTTTCATCAGCAGCCATTCTTCATCGGTGAGCGGCCCGGGTTTGCGGATGTAGTTGACATCCACCACCAGCTTGCCGATGTCGTGCACCTTGCAGGCCCGATCCAGGACGGTCATATCGTCCTGCCCCAACCGCATGGCCCGGCCAATCTCCATGGCATAGAGATTGACCCGGGTGGTATGGCCCGCGGTATACATGTCCTTTTCTTCCAGGGCGGTTTGCAGGGTGAGCATGGTGTTCAGGGCGGAGATTTCCAGATTTTCGTTGTATTCTTCCAGCAGCCTGTTTTTTTCCGCCAGCTCCTTGGTTTTGTTGCGCACCTCGGTTTCCAGGTTTTCCTTGTAGGCCTTCTCCTGGAGGACGTACATCCGTTTTTCAATGGCCCGTTTGACCTTGATGTTGAAGATGTCCAGATCTTCGATGGGCTTGGGGATGAAGTCGTAGGCCCCCAGGTTGATGGCCTTGACCGCATACTCCATGGAGCCCGCGCCGGTGAGAAAGATCACCGGGATCCCGTAATTCCGCTCGTTGATGAACTTGAGGGTTTCAAAGCCGTCCAAGCCGGGCATGTTGATGTCGAGGATGATGAGATCGAAATCGCCGTTCAGGGCTGCCAGGGCATCTTCGCCGCTGGCGCAGGGTACGACCGAGTGGCCGAACATGGTGAGGATCTTGTAGACGGCCTCCCGAACCAGGGTGTCGTCGTCTGCGATGAGGATTTTTGCCTGTGCCATGGTGAAGTGATCCTTAGGGGTGTGTATAACCACGGCCCGTCTGGCCGCAATGACTATCATTTTTATAACACAGAGTTTCCTTTAAAAAGTCCAGTGTTTTTTTGCCGTAGCCAGGGCCGCATCCAGTGCGGGTAAGGCCCTTTTTGTCTGGGTTAGGGCGGTGCATGCCGCGGGGCTGAGTTCTCCCGTTCCGGCCATTTCATGGAGGCTGGCCAGCACGCCATCGGCAAGGCCTTGCAGAAAGTAGCCTCCCTCCAGCACCAAGACCAGCCTGCCATCGCAGAGTTCCGCGGCCAGGTCGACCATCACCTTGGTCATGTAGGCAAAGCCGGTGGTGGTAACCGCCATGGTGCCAAGGGGGTCGGAGACATGGGTATCGTAACCGGCGGAGACCATGAGGCAGTCCGGCTTGTACTGGCGGGCCACCGGGGCAATGAGCTCGTTCATGATTCGGGCAAAGTCCTGATCGCCTTGGCCGCCTGGCAACGGGACATTGAGGGTGTAGCCCTTGCCCTTGCCCGCGCCGGTTTCCGCAAGGGAGCCGGTGCCGGGATAATACGGGTACTGGTGGGTGGAGCAGTACAGCACCTCGTCGGTGTCGTAAAAGGAGTGCTGGGTGCCGTTGCCGTGGTGCAAATCCCAGTCGAAGATGAGGATCCGCTCCATGCCGAGATGTTTCAGGCCATAGCGGGCGCCGATGGCGACATTGTTGAACAGGCAGAAACCTCTGGCGATGTCCGCTTCGGCATGATGTCCGGGGGGACGCACTAGGGCTGCGGCATTGTCGGCCTGGCCGGCGGCCACCAGTTTGAGGCCGGTGATCACCGCACCGGCGGCAAGCACCGCCGCCTCGTAGGAACGGGGCGAGGTGTGGGTATCGGGGTCCAGCGCATCGAACTGCTTGCCCGCTGTTTCGGCCACCCGTTCGATGTAAGCGGGGGTATGGTTCAGGGCCAGATCATCGTAGCCGGCAGGCTCGCATTCGGGGAAAAGATAGGCCCCAGTCTCTTCCGGCCGGGCCAAGGCCTGGTAAATGGCAGTAAGGCGCTCCGGGCTTTCCACGTGGTCGTAACCCGGATCATGTTCAAGAAAGAGCGGATCCTTCAGAACCGCGGTTTTTCGGCGCATGGTGTTTGTTTCCTTAATAGTGTTTTGGCCATCCAGATGACGACATTATTGTTGTACACGGCTAAACTGGATGGTGCGGGTTTCGGTGACAAGATAATCGAGCTGCTCATCGTGGTTTTTAAGGGGCACCGCCGCAACCACCTGGAGATCAAAGGCCAGGCCGATCCGCAGGGCCTGGGGCGCCGCCGTCTGGAGAAAGCGGTCATAATAGCCGCCGCCGTAACCCAGCCGTCCTCCCTTGGCGTCAAAGACGCTGCCCGGCGTCACCACCACCTCGATGGAGGCAGGGTCCACCAGGGGCAAAGATTCTAATGGTTCCGGAATGGAGCAATAGCCCGGGGCAAGATCCCGGATTATATCGGTGATGGCATAGGGCAGCAGTCGGTGTTCCGCAGGCAGGGTCAGGGGCACGCTCACCGTTACCCCCCTGTCCAGGCAATGCGTGATGAGCCCCAGGGTTTCCACTTCGCTCCGGAAGCTGACATAGGTGAAAATGGTGCGGGCAGCGGCAAATTCCGGCAGAGCGAGAAGGCGTTCGGTAATAGCCCGGCTTTTACGCTGTCTTTCTCCCGCCAAGAGGGTATCGCGGGCGGCCAATATCTTTGTCCGCAGGGTGGTTCGCTCTTCTGCCATTATTGCTCCTTGTCTCAATCCCTCGGATTATAACGCAACAGCGTGCAGAGGCGAACTTTTTTGTTTTGTGCTTTGCGCGGATTGCTGCTTTGCGGTATATTGAAGGAAATGATTAAATTCCAGACGGAAAGAGCGGGAGACGCATCCATGTTTGAAGAATGGCAACGATTGGAGCAGGACGGAATCCCGGTATATGTGCAGCCGGAAAAGCCGGACTGGTTCGTGCCCGATCACCTGGCCGACTGCTTGTTGCAGGAACTGCAACAGGGGGGGAATTATGGTGCCGATAACGAGTCATCTGAAAAAGATCTTTCTCTCCGGAGACTGACGCGCCAACGACTTGTCTCCCAGCTTGGTGACGGGGCGGTTGCTCCGTACCCTGGCCGATACCCACTTCTTGCCCTGAACAGTCTGAAGGAATGCTGGTTTCACCTCACCGACCGCTGCAATCTGGCTTGTCGTCATTGTCTGTTCGGCGCTTCCCCGGCCCAGGCGGCCACCCTTACCCCGGAGGCCTTGGCCCAGGGTATCGGGGAGGCCAGAGATCTTGGTTGCACCCTCTTCTATTTCACCGGCGGCGAACCTTTTGTCTATCAGGGGTTTGTCCCCATGGTGGCCGAGGTGCTTGCTGAGCCAGAGGTCCATGTGGTGGTGCTCAGCAATGGGTTGCTGATCCGGGAACACCTCGGCGCGCTTATATCCTTGCCCAGGGAACGATTCCATCTGCAGCTCAGCATGGATGGGCTGGCGGAGCAGCATGATGCCTTACGCGGCAAGGGCACCTTTGCCGGATTGCTGGAGAATTTGGAATTGCTCAAGGAAGCGGGTTTTCCGGTGACTCTGTCCGTGGCGGTGAACCGGAGCAATGTTGGCGAATTGGCTGAGCTTGTCGCCTTTGCCGCCGATCGGGGGATCGATAATATCCATCTGCTCTGGCATTTTGTCCGGGGCAAGGGGAGTCTGGAGCAGTTCGTCTCCCCTGCCCAGATTCTCCCCGAGCTGATCCGGGCCCAGGAGATGGCGGAAAAATGCGGGGTGCGCATCGACAATGTGGAAACCCTGCGCAGTCAGGTATTCAGCACCCCCTCCACTCGGCATGATCTCTCCAACACGGCTTGGGAATCACTGGCCGTGGGGCCGGACGGCATGATCTACCCCTCTCCAGCCCTGGTGGGCATGGCGGACTTGGCCTGCGGCGCTTTGGCCGATGGGTTGGAAACGGTTTGGCGCCAGAGCCCGGTGCTGGAGAAGATTCGTAAGGCAAGCCTGCTGGCAAGCGAGCGTTATCTGGCAAACCCCTTGCGTTTTTTGGTGGGCGGAGGTGATCTGGATCACAGCTACCTGGCCGGCGTTGCTCTGGTTGGGCACGATCCCTATGTGGAGTTATACAATACCCTGGCCCTTTGGCTGATCAGCAGGCAGGCCCGTCAATATCCCGTGCGCACCCAGGGGGAAATCCTCCTGCGCATGGGCGAGGTGCGCTACGATTGCCCGGATGGTGGGCAGGAGGTGGCGCTCACCCATTGCAACTGCGTGCTCTCTCTCTCCGATGACCAAGGACACGCCATGGTGCGGGAGTTTTACGGGAGGGCCGCCATAACCGCCAACGAGGAGATCGTCAATCCCTTTGCCCCGGACCAGGCCCTGGCCAATTTTATCCCGGCCGATTCCCGGAAGAAATCCTACGGTTGCGGCAGTCCGGTCAAGGATGCCGAGCCGCAACCCGGTGAGGTGCTGGTGGACCTGGGGAGCGGCAGCGGGGTCGAGTGCTTCATGGCCGCAGCCAAGGTGGGGCCATCCGGGCGGGTGATCGGCATCGATATGACCGAGGAGATGCTCCATCTGGCCGGGGTGGCCAAGGCAACGGTGGCGAGCCGACTGGGCTATGACAATGTGGAGTTCAAAAAAGGGTTTCTCGAAGATATTCCCCTGCCGGACACCACTGCCGATGTGGTGATTTCCAACTGCGTGATCAATCTCAGTCCG
Proteins encoded in this window:
- a CDS encoding histone deacetylase family protein, which translates into the protein MRRKTAVLKDPLFLEHDPGYDHVESPERLTAIYQALARPEETGAYLFPECEPAGYDDLALNHTPAYIERVAETAGKQFDALDPDTHTSPRSYEAAVLAAGAVITGLKLVAAGQADNAAALVRPPGHHAEADIARGFCLFNNVAIGARYGLKHLGMERILIFDWDLHHGNGTQHSFYDTDEVLYCSTHQYPYYPGTGSLAETGAGKGKGYTLNVPLPGGQGDQDFARIMNELIAPVARQYKPDCLMVSAGYDTHVSDPLGTMAVTTTGFAYMTKVMVDLAAELCDGRLVLVLEGGYFLQGLADGVLASLHEMAGTGELSPAACTALTQTKRALPALDAALATAKKHWTF
- the gatA gene encoding Asp-tRNA(Asn)/Glu-tRNA(Gln) amidotransferase subunit GatA → MELHALTIHALQDLLASGEISSLELTRSVLDRIDGVEPKVNAYITLDRDGALAQAAAADTQRQRGEGGSLCGIPLSIKDVLCTKGLRTTAGSKILEPFIPPYDATVVEKLRNNGAVILGKVSMDEFAMGSANENCAYGTPKNPWNLAHVCGGSSGGSAASVAADECIASLGSDTGGSIRQPASHCGIVGIKPTYGRVSRFGLLAYASSLDQVGPLAKDVRDAAIMLGAISGYDPRDSTSVNQKVPDYTAALAPDCKGLTIGIPKEYFGAGLDPEVDEAVRRGIALLEEAGGKTVEISLPHTEYGVAAYYIIAPAEASSNLARYDGVRYGFRDHDQDELLEMYRHSRSQGFGEEVKRRIIIGTYALSSGYYDAYYKKASQVRTLIVQDYAKAFSQCDLLVSPVTPAPAWKIGAKIDDPLSVYLSDILTICTNLAGLPGMSVPCGMSSSGLPIGLQLQASHFSEEKIFRAAYALEQRLGLAGNKPQL
- the cmk gene encoding (d)CMP kinase, yielding MFEPKGIITIDGPSGAGKSTISRGLAAKLHFTYLDTGAMYRAVGLALERQGIDLADTESLTQCLAAIELTLSPNGDEDVRVALNGEDVSQAIRTPEMGMVASRVSAHPLVREKLTALQRQLGEEGGIVAEGRDMGTVVFPKAFCKFFLNASAEERARRRQKQLAEKGQSVDYQEILDQISKRDYDDSMREHAPLKPAADAIIVDSSSMNPQAVIEYMLACIANPAP
- a CDS encoding HD domain-containing phosphohydrolase, coding for MAQAKILIADDDTLVREAVYKILTMFGHSVVPCASGEDALAALNGDFDLIILDINMPGLDGFETLKFINERNYGIPVIFLTGAGSMEYAVKAINLGAYDFIPKPIEDLDIFNIKVKRAIEKRMYVLQEKAYKENLETEVRNKTKELAEKNRLLEEYNENLEISALNTMLTLQTALEEKDMYTAGHTTRVNLYAMEIGRAMRLGQDDMTVLDRACKVHDIGKLVVDVNYIRKPGPLTDEEWLLMKKHPEVGANIIKPLTFMKEELFLVRHHHERMDGKGYPDGLGGDEINLLTKIITVADSYDAMTSKRSYKQNLELKAAITEMRRCAGSQFDPEVVRVFTEVLENQAKMSTN
- the gatC gene encoding Asp-tRNA(Asn)/Glu-tRNA(Gln) amidotransferase subunit GatC, which translates into the protein MKITPEEVRYVAKLARLSLSEAEVEKTTLQLDGILSYVEKLGELDTTSVQPTTHALAIHNAFRADETRESLPQQEALANGPLQNGEAFVVPKVI
- the hisC gene encoding histidinol-phosphate transaminase, with translation MKLPVRDNIASLIPYPPGKPLEELEREYGITGSIKLASNENALGPSPKAVAAVTDSLKNLHRYPDGSCYYLAQALAEKIGVSPNQLVFGNGSNEVIQLLIAAFLAPGEEVITSQPTFLVYQKAVQAQGGVNRVVPLVDMHHDLDEIARQINEKTRLIFLDNPNNPCATVFSNESFAAFLDKVPDQVIVALDEAYVDFVEPSLRLDARDFLKHRVPVVALRTFSKAYGLAGLRVGYGLMHADIADYLHRVRQPFNVNLPAQAGALAALSDDEHYEKTIAFTREGISWLSREVEKLGCHAFPSQTNFFLIDVKADGKKLYEALLHQGVIVRPMNAYGYPTYIRITVGLPAENQRFIKALTTALGEVERV